The DNA region GACAGCCACCAGCCCAGCCCTTCTCGGACTTCCACACGTAGATGTACTGATCCGTCGCCGCATCGTACGACAGACTGTTGCCAGACGCGGCCACCGTCTCCCCGACCGCGGATTGGGCAGCCTCGGAGACGCAGCTGACCGTCGTGGCCGAGGGCGATCCGCTCTTCAGGATCGCGAGACCGCGGTTCCCGTCGAGACTGAACTTCACGGGGATCGCGCTACCGGCTTTCACGACGTTGAAGACGCCGTCGTTCGCGACGGGCTGGAAGAACCCGGTAAACGCGAAGGTCGGGACGGATTCGACCACGACGAGGAACGAACCCGATGCGGAATTCCAGAAGTTGTCGTACGCCGCGCAGGTCACCTGGGTGGTACCGATCGGAAACATCGCACCGGACTCCGCATCACAAACGATCTGAACATCCGGGTCTGCCACGTCACTGGCGTGCACCGTGAAACTCACTGATGCTTCCTGCGCACCAGGGGCCGCCTGCACAACCTGGGTTGGCGGCATAGTCAGCTGAGGATTCGTCGTATCCTGAACGCGGACGGTGAAGTGGGTGTTCTTGCTGTTGCCAGCAGCGTCAACGGCGAAGCAGATCACGTTTGTGCTGCCGAACGGGAAGAGAGTTGGCGACGGGGCATCACACTGCACCGGGAGAGCATTTCCATCAACGTCATACGCATTCGGAGTCGCGAAGGCGACGACCGCGCCATCGGGTCCGGTAGCCTCTACGACGATGGGCGGGGGCGTGTCAATATAGACTTGGCTGCCAGGTACGACCTCGGCCGAAGCACGGGACGTCGGAGCGAGAGCTCGCGGTCGCGCCGGATCCGCATCACCGCACGCTGCGCTCAAGGCGAGCAGGCCAAGCGTCGCGACGCGTCCGAGACCTGCGATCGTCTGAGACGAGGCGGATCTTCCAAGGGTCGTCCGAGTGGGAGGCGTCATCCAGCGCCGAGTACGCATGCGGCAACTCCTAGCGAGGTCGCGCGGTGGGTGGGGGTCGTTCGAGGGATTGAACGGAGGACGCGGCACACGCGTCGCGCTCGAGGGCCGCAACTGAACCGCGAAGACGCGTGAGTGACGCGCACGAGGGATGTTCGCGCTTGAGTGGCGCGAAGGGATCGCGGACACGTGGTGCCGTTGACGCTGCGGCGCGAACCACCGCTACCGTCGCTGCGCGACTTCCATGCGCCGCCGGGATCGTGCGTCGCACACGCCTCGCGCGCCATGCATTTGTTTACCGGGCGCCCACTATTCGGTTGCGCATCCGTGCTGTCAAGAGCGCGGCATCTTGCAATTCAGCAAGCCGTGCTTGACGATTCGCGGCGTGTCATCGGCGAGCGCATGTATGGCGCGTGCCGGACGCGTGCACGGTGTTAAGCCGCGGACCGCTGGCCCGTCGGATTGCGCGTACGATCGTGCACCGCGTCGGGGGCCTGCACACCCGCACCGTGCGGCACGCGTTGTGGACGCCGGCTGAACACGCGCATGCGTACCCCGTCCGAGCCGGGCGTGAGCTGCGCGCGCGGCGTGCGCCGAGATGCGGCCACCTCGACTTCGGGCACGTCGTCTAGGCTCGCGCCTCCGAATGGATCCGGTGCCTCGTACGCGCCGGACCGGTAGAGCGGTAGCACCGCATTCGCCGTCCGCGCCATGCCGCTCCCGCCCTGCAAGTCCGCCAGCGCCGGCCGCTTCTCCGCTCTCCGGAGCGTGCTCGCCGCGCCACGACGTTGACGAGGATGTTGTCGAACTCTGCGTTGTCGGTCGCGTGTCCCGACAGGTGCCATGTCCGCGCGTAAGCAGTGCGCGCTCCGATGTCCTCCATCACGACGTACCGCCGCTTGGACGCCGGCGAACGGCTCCCGCTCCCAGTCTGCGCCGCATAGGGCTGCAGGTCGCTCGAGAGATCCTGCGCGGGCGCGGTCGGGTCCTGCGTAGTGGCTGCTCGGCAACTTCGGGATCTTCCGGTAGGCCGGGCGCCAGCGACCTGCATTTGCAAGGATGAAGATCGGATAAGATCTGATAACGACGGATGGCTCCGCGTGGCGCGAGAATCCACGCGCTCCGCCGGAGCCATCCGCTCTCATCCGATCTTCTCGGACTTTCATCCTTGCTGCTGTTGCCGTTCTGGTCCGGCGCGCTCGACCCCTCTTGCCTTTGGGAGGGATGCGGATGCTCCGGATGAAGACGGATGCTCCGGATCGCTCCGCATGGCGGCGACGTCCCATGCGCTACACGGAGCGATCCGAATCATCCGTTCAGATCCGAAGCATCCGCTTCCCCCCAATAGGCCAACAGGTCCGGCGCGTCGATGCCGGCCGCGTCAGGCCGGCGCGCTCGCCGGCGCCGCCTCCGGCACATGCGCACCCGGCCGCTGCGCCCGTGGCCGGAAGAGCAGCGCGAAGATCACCAGCACCACCAGCGCACCCGCCGCCGGCACCAGCCAGATCGACGTCCAGTCGTGCGTCACCGCGCCTGCGGCGCCCGCGACCGTGTTCGCGTCCACCACCACGCCCGACAGCCAGCTCCCGATCGCCTGCCCGAGGCCGAGCGTCACCAGCGTGATGAAGCCCTGCGCCGCGGCGCGGATCGAGACGTCCGCCTGCTGGTCGACGTAGATCTGACCCGTCACGAAGAAGAAGTCGTAGCACACGCCGTGGAGCAGCAGCCCGAGGTAGAGCATCCACATCCCGCTCGTCGCGTTCCCCTGCGAGAACAGGACGTAGCGCGCCGTCCACGCGGCCATGCCGATCAGCAGCATCTTCTTCACGCCCAGGCGCGCGAAGAAGAACGGCATCAGCAGCATGAAGCCGATCTCCGACATCTGCCCGAGCGTCATCTTCGCCGCCGCGCCGGCTACCCCGATCTCGTTCAGGAAGGGGTTGGTGAACGCGTAGTAGAACTGCAGCGGGATGCACAGCAGGAACGAGCCGAGCACGAACACCGCGAACGAGCGGTCCTTCATCAGCGCCAGCGCGTCCAGCCCCAGGACGTCGCGCGCCGAGAACGGCTTGCCGGCGGCCTGCGGCGGCGTGTGCGGGAGCGTGAGCGCGTAGAGCGCCATCAGCACCGACGCGCCCGCGCCGATGCGCAGCGGCATCGCCGTCGCGTCGGCGCCCAGCAAGCCGATCACCCAGCCCACCGCGATGAAGCCGATCGTGCCGAGCACGCGGATGCGCGGGAACTCGCGCCCCGGGTCGCCCATGTTGGCGAACGAGAGCGAGTTGGTGAGCGCCAGCGTCGGCATGTAGCAGAGCGTGTACAGGCCGAAGTAGAGCGCGAACCCCGAGAAGCCGTCCTGCAGCGTCGCCACGTACAGTAGCGCCGCCCCCACCAGGTGCAGCGCCGCCAGCATCTTCTCCGTGGCGAAGAAGCGGTCCGCGATCATCCCCACGATGAACGGCGACACGATCGCCGCCAGCGCCGGCATCATGTACGCGAAGCCGATCTCCTTGCCGCTCGCCCGCAGCACGTTCCCCAGGAACGTCCCGAGCGTCACCAGCCACGAGCCGTAGATGAAGTACTGCACGAACATCATCACGGAGAGGCGCGTGCGGATCGCACCGCCCCCTCCCCGCACGGGCGCGGCGGCGGCGCTCATGGCAGCACCCGCACCTTGATCGAGCGGAACTGCACGCGGTCGCCGTGGTCCTGCAGGCCGATGAGGCCCTCCTTGCCCGTGCCGTACGCCTTCCACGCCGCGAACTTCGACGCCGCGACCTTCGCCTTCCAGTCGTCGCTCCACGCCTCGTAGCTCACGACCTTCTGGCCGTTGAGCCAGTGCTCCACCGCGTTGCCACGCACCACCAGCCGCGCGCTGTTCCACTCGCCGGCCGGCTTCACCACGCCGCGCGGCGGCGCGTACAGCCCGTACGCCGCGCCGGCGGACGTCAGCGGGTTCTTGCCGTCCGGATGCCGCGCGTCGTCCAGGATCTGCATCTCGGGCGCGCTGTAGTAGATCGGGTCCGCGCTCTCCAGCGCGTGGTAGAAGACGCCGCTGTTGCCGCCGGGCGGCACCTTCCACTCCAGCGCCAGCTCGAAGTCCTTGTACTTGTCCGTCGTGACGATGTCGCCGCCGCGCCCCGTGCGCGTGAGCGCGCCGTCCACCACCGACCACCCGGAGTCCGGCATCGCGGTCTTGCCGTAGCCGCGCCACCCCGCGGTCGACGTCCCGTCGAACAGCAGCTTCCACCCGTCGGCGCGCTCGGCGTCGGTGAGCGTGTTCGGCGCGCCCGGCTGCGCGGCCGCGTTGGTGACGTCGCCCATGGCCTGCGCGGTGTCGGTGGCGGTGCTCGTCGCCGCCGGCGAGTCGGCGACGGTGTCGTTCCGCTGTCCGCAGCCCGCAGCCCCCACGACGAGGAGCGCGGCCTGCACGAGGAGAGAGGTTCGCATGGTCGTCAGAGGCTCCAGCCGTCGCGGTACCGGCGCGTGAGGAATGGGTTGGCTTCGGGCACGTTGGTCACGGTCATCGCCGCGGCGTCGTAGGCGATCTTCCGCCCCTGCCCCGCGCGCAGCGCCACGATCGGGAGCAGCATCGTCTCGTTCAGCGCCGCCGCGTATGCGAACGGGCTGCTCGCCTGCCCCTTGCCCTTGCAGGCGTTCGCCCAGTTCACCTCGTGCGGGACGTCCACGCGCGGCACCGTCTTCGGGACGCGGTCGGCCGCCTCCTGCAGCGACGCCGGGAAGACGCGCGGGTTGTTGCCGTACGTCTCGTAGATCAGGATCCCCTTCTCGCCGATGAACACGCCCCCGCCGCCGTCGCCGCGCGGGAGCGTCTGGTCGTCGGGCAGGAAGTTGGGACGCGGCGGCATCAGCCCGCCGTCGTACCAGAACAGCTTCACCGGCCCGCGCGCGCCGACCGCGGGATACTCGTACTCCGCCGTCATCGCCAGCGGATAGCTCGCGGGGTTGTTCGCGGGTCCGCCCCACGGCGTCGACGACGCGCTGACGCTCGTCGGCTGCGTGAGGTCGAGCGCCCAGTACGGCTGGTCGATCAGGTGCGCGCCCATGTCGCCGATCGCGCCCACGCCGAAGTCCGTCCACCCGCGCCAGCTGAACGGGTGGTACGCGGGATGGTACGGGATCGGCGGCACCGGGCCGCAGTAGAGGTCCCAGTCGAGCCCCGGCGGCGGCGACTGCGGGTTGGCCGCCATCGCCGCCAGCACCGCGTTGTCCACCGTGCGCATGTTCCAGCGCGGCGGCGCCACCGGCAGCGGCTTGCCGTCGCTCAGCGCCAGCGCAGCCTGCGGCGCCGCCGCGGGTGCGGCCGCACCGTTCGTCGCGTTCGCGACCTCCGGCCGCGGGATCCCCTGCGCCCAGTAGCGCACCGGACGGTCGGTCCAGACGTGCACCTCGCTCACCTTGCCGATGATGCCGGCCTGAATGAGCTCGCGGATGCGCCGCGTCCCCTCGCCCGAGTGGCCCTGGTTGCCCATCTGCGTGACGATCTTCGGCAGCTCGCGCGCCGTCTTCGCGAGCACGCGCGACTCGTGCACGGTCGCCGCCAGCGGCTTCTGCACGTACACGTGCTTCCCCGCGCGCATCGCCCGCTCGGCGATCACGGCGTGCAGGTGGTCCGGCGTCGCGACGACGATGCCGTCCAGGTTCTTCTGCCTGTCCAGCAGCTGCCGGAAGTCGGCGTACTTCGCCGCCTTGAGATACGTGCGCTCGACCGCCTGCGCCTCCAGCAGCGACTTCTCGGCCGCCTTCGTGCGCTCCTCCATCCACTTCGCGCGCTCGGCCTCGGGCACGGTCGCGGGCACGCTCGTGGGCGGGCGCACGCGCAGGCGTCCCGCGATCGACCGCTCGACGTACGGCATGTCGACGTCGCAGATCGCCACGACGTTCTCGCCGAGGAGCTGCGTCCAGTTGCTCATGCCCATGCCGCCGGCGCCGACGATGGCGACGTTCAGCGTGTCGCTCGGCGCCTGGTAGCCCGGGCCGCCCAGCACGTGGCGCGGGACGATCATCGCGCCCATCGCCAGCGTCGACGCCGTGCCGACGAACTCGCGGCGGGTGATCGGGTTGGTCACGGGACCCTGTCCATCGTTCATGCGGGGCTCAGCTCCGGGCGGTGGCGAGGCGGTCGAGGGCGGGCGGTCGCCACGTGCCGCGGGCGACCGGGGGGACGTAGTCGGCGATCGTGTCGGGCGCCCACTCCAGCGTGCGGCGCTCCTCCGCGCTGCGGTACGCGGTCATCAGCAGCTGCACCACTTCCAGCCCGTCGGCGAACGTCAGCCGCGGCTGCTCCTTCCCGAGGAACGCGCGCGCGAAGTGGCGGTTCTCGGCCTCGTAGCCGTAGGCCGCGGCCTCGTTCACCACGACGGGCATCAGGCCCGATTCGGCGTTCTGCTTCTCGATCAGGTCCTCGCCCGCGCGGCCCTGCACGGCGCGGCTGAAGAAGAGCTGCAGCCCCGTGTCCAGGGAGCTCCAGCGCATCGAGTACTCGGGCCCCAGCAGCTCGGCGCTCAGGCGCAGCCCCGCGCCCACGAAGCTCCACGACGTCGACGCCTCGCCGATCGCGGTGTGCCCTTCCGCGGTCTCGAACTCGATCGTCGCGCTGGCGAAGTCCTCGGACGGCGCGCGGTGGTAGTCGACGCCCATCTGCTGCTGCAGCACCGCGCGGTACTCGGGGCGCGTCCACTTGAGGCTCGCGATCTGCGCCGTCACGCGCACGGGCCGCACGCTCGACAGCGGCTCGCCGGGGCGCGTGAGCAGGTGCCGCACGAGCAGCGCGGAGTGGCACATCATGTCGTTCAGCACCCCGCCGCCCTGCTGCACGCCGCTCCAGAACCACGGCATGTGCGGCCCGCTGTGCTCCTCCGCCGCGCGCGCGAGGTACGGCCGTCCGGTGGCGGATGCGCCGCGCGCCCACAGCAGCTCGCGCCCCGTCTCCACCTGCGGCGCGAACAGCTGGTTCTCGAGGTACGCGGTCGGCAGCCCCACCGACTCCACCAATTCGACGACGCGGCGCGCTTCCGCCACCGTGCGCGCCAGCGGCTTCTCGCACGCCAGCCCGCGCAGCGTGCCGCGCCCCTCGCGTATCGCCTGCACGATCGCCTCGACGTTGGCCACGCGCGCGTGGTTGGGCCCCACGAGCCAGATCGCGTGGACGTGCGGATCGGCGACGAGGTCGGCGATCGAGGCGTGCGCGCGCGCGTCGCCCACGTCCAGCGAGCGCGCGTACGCGGCGGCCGACTCGGCGTGCCGCGCGTCGGGGCTCCACACGCCGCGCACGTCGGCCTCGCGCACCGCCTGGAAGGAGCGGATGTGGAAGCGCGCGATGAAGCCGCTGCCGACGAAGCCGATCCCCAGGCGGTCGCTCATCGCGTCGGGGTGCCCTGCGGTGCGACGCGCGTCGTCATCAGGTCGTAGCTGACGCCCAGCTTGTCGAGCGCCGGCTTGGGGCACCCCTGCCAGTTGGGGTTGAAGACGTTCCCCTGGTACTGCAGGTCCTTCCACCCGATCGCGCTCGAGAAGAAGCCCGAGGCGACCATGTTGCGGAAGGTGTTGAAGAACGCCGCGCCCGGCCGCAGCGCCGGCGGCGCCTGCGCCGCGGGGCCCGCGATGTCGTCCAGGATCTGGTGCCGCTGCGCCTCGCTCGCCTGATGGTACGCGACGTTGAAGCGCCGCCGCGTCTCGGTATCGAGCCACCGCAGCCCGCCGCGCATCGCGACGCGCGACTCGTCGCTCGTCTCCTGCACGGACATGTGGTGGTCCATGTAGGCCGGCACGCCCGCGTCGGTCGCGCTCCCCGAGCGGTCGTCGCGCGGGATGATGTCGTCGGCCAGCACGCCGACGGTGCGCCACTCGCGCGCGGTGAAGAACTTCCGCTTCGGCACGCTCGCCGCCGGCGGCGCCGTCTGCCCGGCCGGCTGGTTGGGCGTCGCGTGCGGCGTGCGCGGCGGCTGCGCGGGCTGCTGCGCCTCGACGGCGTCGACGACGCCCGCGAGCGGCAGGACGCTCAGGACCTTGAGCGCCGCGCGACGGTTGATGTTCTCGCTCATCAGATCGCTCCCGCCTTCCGCTGGGCCGTGATCGCGTCCGCCGTGCGCCACGCCAGCGCGAGGATCGTCCACGTCGGGTTCTTGTCCGCCTGCGACACGAACGGCGCGCCGTCGGCGATGAACAGGTTCTTGCAGTCGTGCGCCTGGCAGTCGGCGTTCAGCACCGACGTCTTGGGGTCGGTCCCCATGCGCGCGCCGCCCAGCTCGTGGATGATGCGGCCACCCGGCGCGAGCCCGTACTGCTGCTCCTTCGTCGGCATGCCGCTGAACACCGTGCCGCCCATCTCCGCGATCAGCTTGCGGAAGGTCTCCTGCATGTGCTTCGACTGGTTGATCTCGTGGTCGCTCCACTCCCAGTGGAAGCGCAGCACCGGGATCCCCCACTGGTCCACCACCGTCGGGTCGATCTCGGCGTACGACTTGTCGTTCGGGATCATCTCGCCGCGCCCCGAGAAGCCGATCGTCGCGCCGTAGTACTTGCGGTAGTCCTCCTTCAGCTTCTTCCCGTAGCCGGCGACGTTCGGGTAGCGCTGGATCCCGCCGCCGAAGCCGTACGACGGCTGCCCCAGCCCGCCCCACACCTCGATGTGGTAGCCGCGCGGGAAGTCGAGCTTCGCGTTGTCCAGCCACCACGGCATGTACACGTGCATGCCGCCCACGCCGTCCTCGTTGTGCGGCACGTGGTCCACCATCGCGGGGATGAAGCCCGAGACGTCGGTGCCCGTGGTGTCGGTGATGTAGCGCCCCACCGTGCCGCTGCCGTTCGCGAGCCCCTGCGGGAACTGCGAGGACTTGGAGTTGAGCAGCAGCCGCGCGCTCTCCAGCGCGCTCGCCGCCAGCACCACGACCTTCGCGCGCACGTGCCGGTCCTCGCCGCTCGGCTTGTGCACGTACGAGACGCCCGTCGCCAGCCCGTCGCGGCCGACCGTCACCTCGCGCGCCATCGCCTCGGTGATCAGCGTCAGCTTCCCCGTCGCCAGCGCCGGCGCGATCAGCACGTCGGGGCTGGAGAAGTTCGCCTTCACGCTGCAGCCGCGGTTGCACTGGCCGCAGTAGTGGCACGCCTGACGGCCCGGCAGCGGCTTGGTGATGATCGAGAGCCGCGACGGGATGCACGTGATCCCCAGCTTGTCGCTCGCCTTCTTCACCAGCAGCTCGTAGCAGCGCGGCTTGGGCGCCGGATGGAAGCGCCCGTCGGGGTGGTTCTCCAGCCCCTCGTTGCTGCCGAAGACGCCGATCAGGTCGTCGATGCGGTCGTAGTACGGCGCGATGTCCTGGTAGCCGATCGGCCAGTCGTCGCCCAGCCCGTCGTGCGTCTTCCCCTTGAAGTCGCGCGGCCCGAAGCGCAGCGAGATGCGGCCCCAGTGGTTCGTGCGCCCGCCGAGCATGCGCCCGCGCCACCAGTCGAAGCGGGTGCCGGGGGCGCGCGTGTACGGCTCGCCCTCGATCTCGAAGCCGCCGTCGCACGCGTCGTGCTCGCCGAACTCGCGGTTGCGCGTGGAGCGTCCGCGCCCCGGCGTCGCGTACGCCGGCAGGATCATCGTCGAGTTCTTCGACGCGTACCACGCGGGGCCCGCCTCCAGCATCACCACGCGCGCGCCCGCCTTCGTCAGCGCGTACGCGGCCATGCCGCCGCCGGCTCCGGAGCCGACGATCGCGACGTCGTAGACCTGCTGCTCGCTGTGCGCCATCAGGACATCAGTCGGCGAAGGTGCTCGTAGCCCGCACGCGCGGTCGCCAGCGCGTCGGTGGGATTGTCGTGCTCCACGTACACGCCCTGCAGGCCCACGCGGCGCCCCTCGCGGATCAGCGTCGCGAAGTCGATCGTCCCCGCGCCGACGTCCACCATCTTCCGCTCGGGCGCCGCGGTGGCGTCCTTCGCGTGGATCATCACCACGCGCCCCGGCTCGCCGGTCATGAGCGCCAGCGCGTCCTTCCCCGCCTTGGTCGCCCAGTACACGTCCAGCTCGTACTTCACGAGCTGCCGGTCGGCCTCCGCGCGCAGGATGTCCCATCCCGTCTGCGTCGTCCCCGCGATCGGCGCGAACTCGAAGTCGTGGTTGTGGTACGCCATGCCGATGTCGCGCGCGCGCGCGAGCTCGCCCCAGCGCGACAGGTCGGCGGCGAGCCGCTTGTACGCGTCCACGGTGCGCTCGCTCTGGTCCAGCCACGGCACGGCGACCCACTGGTGGCCGAGCGTCGCCGCGTCGTCGAGGACCTTGGCGACCGAGGCGCGGAACTGCGCGAGCGGCACGTGCGCCGACGGCGCCGCCAGCTGGTGCCGGTCGAGGATCGCGCGGAGCTCGGCCGCCGTCTTCCCGTGGTGCTGGAACAGCTCGACGTTGCGGTAGCCGATCCGCGACAGCGCCGCGAGCGTCCCTTCGAGGTCCTTCCCGAGCGCGTCGCGCAGCGTGTACAGCTGGACGCCGAGTCGCATGGTGGCGGGCGCCGTGGACGCGTTGGCCGGCGTGGTGGTGTCCGGCGCGGAGCCGGCGCGGGGCGCGCACGCCGCGAGGGGCGCGAGCAGCGGCGCGGCCATCGCGGCGCCGGCCGCCGCACCGAGCGTGCGCAGGAAGGTGCGCCGCGGGGTCGCGGCGGCCTGGTCGAGAGGCATGGGAGTCACCGCGTGAGGGGAGCCGCGGCGAAATCCTACCGGGGTGCGCAGGAGGACGCCAGAGCGCGGCGCGTCGGCCGTCACGGACGGTCGCACCGCTGGCGTCCCACGCACGC from Roseisolibacter agri includes:
- a CDS encoding GMC family oxidoreductase gives rise to the protein MAHSEQQVYDVAIVGSGAGGGMAAYALTKAGARVVMLEAGPAWYASKNSTMILPAYATPGRGRSTRNREFGEHDACDGGFEIEGEPYTRAPGTRFDWWRGRMLGGRTNHWGRISLRFGPRDFKGKTHDGLGDDWPIGYQDIAPYYDRIDDLIGVFGSNEGLENHPDGRFHPAPKPRCYELLVKKASDKLGITCIPSRLSIITKPLPGRQACHYCGQCNRGCSVKANFSSPDVLIAPALATGKLTLITEAMAREVTVGRDGLATGVSYVHKPSGEDRHVRAKVVVLAASALESARLLLNSKSSQFPQGLANGSGTVGRYITDTTGTDVSGFIPAMVDHVPHNEDGVGGMHVYMPWWLDNAKLDFPRGYHIEVWGGLGQPSYGFGGGIQRYPNVAGYGKKLKEDYRKYYGATIGFSGRGEMIPNDKSYAEIDPTVVDQWGIPVLRFHWEWSDHEINQSKHMQETFRKLIAEMGGTVFSGMPTKEQQYGLAPGGRIIHELGGARMGTDPKTSVLNADCQAHDCKNLFIADGAPFVSQADKNPTWTILALAWRTADAITAQRKAGAI
- a CDS encoding nucleoside permease produces the protein MSAAAAPVRGGGGAIRTRLSVMMFVQYFIYGSWLVTLGTFLGNVLRASGKEIGFAYMMPALAAIVSPFIVGMIADRFFATEKMLAALHLVGAALLYVATLQDGFSGFALYFGLYTLCYMPTLALTNSLSFANMGDPGREFPRIRVLGTIGFIAVGWVIGLLGADATAMPLRIGAGASVLMALYALTLPHTPPQAAGKPFSARDVLGLDALALMKDRSFAVFVLGSFLLCIPLQFYYAFTNPFLNEIGVAGAAAKMTLGQMSEIGFMLLMPFFFARLGVKKMLLIGMAAWTARYVLFSQGNATSGMWMLYLGLLLHGVCYDFFFVTGQIYVDQQADVSIRAAAQGFITLVTLGLGQAIGSWLSGVVVDANTVAGAAGAVTHDWTSIWLVPAAGALVVLVIFALLFRPRAQRPGAHVPEAAPASAPA
- a CDS encoding 3-keto-disaccharide hydrolase, producing the protein MRTSLLVQAALLVVGAAGCGQRNDTVADSPAATSTATDTAQAMGDVTNAAAQPGAPNTLTDAERADGWKLLFDGTSTAGWRGYGKTAMPDSGWSVVDGALTRTGRGGDIVTTDKYKDFELALEWKVPPGGNSGVFYHALESADPIYYSAPEMQILDDARHPDGKNPLTSAGAAYGLYAPPRGVVKPAGEWNSARLVVRGNAVEHWLNGQKVVSYEAWSDDWKAKVAASKFAAWKAYGTGKEGLIGLQDHGDRVQFRSIKVRVLP
- a CDS encoding sugar phosphate isomerase/epimerase family protein, which produces MPLDQAAATPRRTFLRTLGAAAGAAMAAPLLAPLAACAPRAGSAPDTTTPANASTAPATMRLGVQLYTLRDALGKDLEGTLAALSRIGYRNVELFQHHGKTAAELRAILDRHQLAAPSAHVPLAQFRASVAKVLDDAATLGHQWVAVPWLDQSERTVDAYKRLAADLSRWGELARARDIGMAYHNHDFEFAPIAGTTQTGWDILRAEADRQLVKYELDVYWATKAGKDALALMTGEPGRVVMIHAKDATAAPERKMVDVGAGTIDFATLIREGRRVGLQGVYVEHDNPTDALATARAGYEHLRRLMS
- a CDS encoding PxKF domain-containing protein — its product is MRTRRWMTPPTRTTLGRSASSQTIAGLGRVATLGLLALSAACGDADPARPRALAPTSRASAEVVPGSQVYIDTPPPIVVEATGPDGAVVAFATPNAYDVDGNALPVQCDAPSPTLFPFGSTNVICFAVDAAGNSKNTHFTVRVQDTTNPQLTMPPTQVVQAAPGAQEASVSFTVHASDVADPDVQIVCDAESGAMFPIGTTQVTCAAYDNFWNSASGSFLVVVESVPTFAFTGFFQPVANDGVFNVVKAGSAIPVKFSLDGNRGLAILKSGSPSATTVSCVSEAAQSAVGETVAASGNSLSYDAATDQYIYVWKSEKGWAGGCRRLDVTLTDGRTKSAFFRFTR
- a CDS encoding Gfo/Idh/MocA family protein, translated to MSDRLGIGFVGSGFIARFHIRSFQAVREADVRGVWSPDARHAESAAAYARSLDVGDARAHASIADLVADPHVHAIWLVGPNHARVANVEAIVQAIREGRGTLRGLACEKPLARTVAEARRVVELVESVGLPTAYLENQLFAPQVETGRELLWARGASATGRPYLARAAEEHSGPHMPWFWSGVQQGGGVLNDMMCHSALLVRHLLTRPGEPLSSVRPVRVTAQIASLKWTRPEYRAVLQQQMGVDYHRAPSEDFASATIEFETAEGHTAIGEASTSWSFVGAGLRLSAELLGPEYSMRWSSLDTGLQLFFSRAVQGRAGEDLIEKQNAESGLMPVVVNEAAAYGYEAENRHFARAFLGKEQPRLTFADGLEVVQLLMTAYRSAEERRTLEWAPDTIADYVPPVARGTWRPPALDRLATARS
- a CDS encoding Gfo/Idh/MocA family protein → MNDGQGPVTNPITRREFVGTASTLAMGAMIVPRHVLGGPGYQAPSDTLNVAIVGAGGMGMSNWTQLLGENVVAICDVDMPYVERSIAGRLRVRPPTSVPATVPEAERAKWMEERTKAAEKSLLEAQAVERTYLKAAKYADFRQLLDRQKNLDGIVVATPDHLHAVIAERAMRAGKHVYVQKPLAATVHESRVLAKTARELPKIVTQMGNQGHSGEGTRRIRELIQAGIIGKVSEVHVWTDRPVRYWAQGIPRPEVANATNGAAAPAAAPQAALALSDGKPLPVAPPRWNMRTVDNAVLAAMAANPQSPPPGLDWDLYCGPVPPIPYHPAYHPFSWRGWTDFGVGAIGDMGAHLIDQPYWALDLTQPTSVSASSTPWGGPANNPASYPLAMTAEYEYPAVGARGPVKLFWYDGGLMPPRPNFLPDDQTLPRGDGGGGVFIGEKGILIYETYGNNPRVFPASLQEAADRVPKTVPRVDVPHEVNWANACKGKGQASSPFAYAAALNETMLLPIVALRAGQGRKIAYDAAAMTVTNVPEANPFLTRRYRDGWSL
- a CDS encoding gluconate 2-dehydrogenase subunit 3 family protein — encoded protein: MSENINRRAALKVLSVLPLAGVVDAVEAQQPAQPPRTPHATPNQPAGQTAPPAASVPKRKFFTAREWRTVGVLADDIIPRDDRSGSATDAGVPAYMDHHMSVQETSDESRVAMRGGLRWLDTETRRRFNVAYHQASEAQRHQILDDIAGPAAQAPPALRPGAAFFNTFRNMVASGFFSSAIGWKDLQYQGNVFNPNWQGCPKPALDKLGVSYDLMTTRVAPQGTPTR